GTCGCGCGCGCTCGAGCAGGCGGATGCCGGAATTGACCACCAGCGACGACCCGGCGATCACCAGCGCATCGGCCGTGCGGACGATCTGCTCGGCCTCGCGGAACTTCTCGGCCGGGACGAACTCGCCGAAGAACACGACATCGGGCTTGAGCATGCCGCCGCACACCGTGCAGTCGGGGAGGATGAAACCGTCGGTCGCCGAGGGCACGACATCCCCATCGGGTCCGAGGGGAACCGCGTCCGGCACGGTCAGCCACGGGTTGTCGCGCTCGACCCGGACCGCGAGGTCGCGGCGGTCGAACACCTGGCCGCAGTGCGTGCAGAACACGCGGCGCATCGTGCCGTGCAGCTCCACGACACGGCGGCTCCCCGCGCGCACATGCAGACCGTCGACGTTCTGAGTGACCACTCCGGCTGCGATGCCGCGATGCTCGAGGTCGGCGATCGCCCCGTGTCCGGCGTTCGGGCTCGCGGCGGCGAACGCTCGCCATCCGAGATGGGAGCCCACCCAGTAGCGGCGACGGGCGGCGGCGTCGCCGAGGAACTGCTGCGCCGTCATCGGGGTGCGTACCGGAGCGCCCTCGCCGCGATAGTCGGGGAT
The Microbacterium sp. SLBN-154 DNA segment above includes these coding regions:
- a CDS encoding Sir2 family NAD-dependent protein deacetylase encodes the protein MTVTTDLSSQTPAVSEALDVLRGRRLAILTGAGVSTDSGIPDYRGEGAPVRTPMTAQQFLGDAAARRRYWVGSHLGWRAFAAASPNAGHGAIADLEHRGIAAGVVTQNVDGLHVRAGSRRVVELHGTMRRVFCTHCGQVFDRRDLAVRVERDNPWLTVPDAVPLGPDGDVVPSATDGFILPDCTVCGGMLKPDVVFFGEFVPAEKFREAEQIVRTADALVIAGSSLVVNSGIRLLERARRRKLPVVIINRGQTRGDARATVKIDAGTSPVLRFLADNLPVPDAR